Genomic window (Akkermansiaceae bacterium):
GATCGGGACTTAACAACTGGGCCAACTTCATGGTGAAATTTCCCGCAATGACAGCGTAACGGGATGGCGGAGTTACCGTTGTGATCCGGGGTTGGCAAGAGGATTTCCCCCGGACGGGGGATGGCGTCCCGGCCCCTCCTCCCCTCCTTTCTCCTTTCACGAGGGGGGATTCCGGCCTCTCCCCGGGGTTGACGGGGAGAGATCCGGGGCTACACCTATCCGCCATGCAAGCCGACGCTGACCGCAACAATCCCCAGGACCCCTCCGACCTTCCCGTGGATGAAACCTTGTCCCCGGAAGACACGGCGACCGAAAACACCTCCACCGAAGGTGAGCTCGACCCTTGGGAGCAACTGGAAGCGGAAGCCGCGAAGTGGAAGGACGTCTCCCTCCGCACGGCGGCGGAAATGGACAATCTCAGGAAGCGCACGGCCCGGGAGCGCGAAGAAGCGGTCCGCTACGCCAACCAGCGTCTGCTGGAGGACCTGCTGCCGGTGATCGACAATTTCGAGATGGGCATGCAGGCAGCCTCCCAGGACCAGTCGTCCATGATCTACATCGGCATGGACATGGTCCGCCGCCAGCTCAACGACTTCCTTTCCAACCAAGGTGCCCAGGAGATCCCGACCACCGGGAAATTCGACCCGAACCTCCATGATGCGGTGGCCCAGGAAGATTGCGCCGCCGGTGAGGAAGGCCGGATCCTCCGCGTGACCCGCCGCGGCTTCAAACTCCGCGACCGCCTGCTGCGCCCTGCCAGCGTGGTGGTTTCCAAACTCCCCTCCTCCCCCGAAGCCTGATCCCCATGGCGGACAAACGCGACTACTACGAAATCCTGGGCGTCGCCCGCGACGCCTCCCAGGATGAGATCAAGAAGGCCTACCGCAAGCTGGCGGTGAAACTCCACCCGGACAAAAACCCGGGGGACGCCACGGCGGAAGAACGCTTCAAGGAACTGGGTGAGGCCTATGAGGCCCTGAGCGACGCCGACAAGCGGGCCGCCTACGACCGCTATGGCCACGCCGCATTTTCCGGCGGTATGGGTGGCGGTCGTTCCGGTGGTGGCGGCGGCTTCCACGACCCGATGGACATCTTCTCCCAGGTGTTCGGCGGCGCGTTCGGTGGCGGCTTCGAGGAATTCTTCGGTGGCGGCGGCGGTTCGTCGCGCAGGAAAAGCTCCGGCAAGCAACGCGGCAGCGACCTGCGCTACGATCTGGAGATCTCTCTCGAAGAGGCCGCGAATGGCGTCGAGAAGGAACTGGAGATCGAACGCTACGTCCCGTGCGACACCTGCAGCTCGAAAGGAACCAAGGGTTCCGGCGGGGTGAAGGTCTGCCAGACCTGCGGTGGCCGCGGCGTGGTCGCCCGTCAGGCGGGTATCTTCATCCAGCAATCAACCTGCCCGGAATGCCGGGGGGCCGGTGAGACGATTTCCGATCCCTGCTCCTCCTGCAAAGGCGAAGGCCGCGTCCAGCGGGACAGCCGCATCAAGCTGCGCATCCCCGCTGGTGTCGATACCGGCACACGCCTGCGTTCCTCCGGAAATGGCGACGCCGGTGTCCGCGGTGGAGAGGCCGGCGACCTTTATGTTTTCCTCCACGTCCGCGACCACGATCTCTTCGAGCGTGACGGGGATGACCTGTTCTGCGAGGTGCCTCTGCCATTCAGCATCGCGGCGCTGGGCGGTGAGCTGAAGGTGCCCACCCTGGACGGCCAATCCTCGATCAAGATCCCCGTCGGCACGCAGGGAGGCACGGTCTTCCGCCTGCGCGGCAAGGGTATCTCCGCACTTTCCGGCGGTGGCCGGAAGGGCGACCTGAACGTCCGCGTGCAGGTGGAGGTTCCCACGAAGCTCAACAGCTCCCAGCAGGAGAAGCTGCGGCTTTTCTCCGAATCCATCGGCGAACAGAACTCCCCGATGCAGGAGTCCTTCTTCCAGAAGGCGAAACGCTTCTTCGACCGCTGAACCGATGGCCCGCTTCTTTCTCCCGCCGGACGCGTGGGGCGGCAGCCCCGCCCTCACGGGGGACGAAGCGCGCCACCTCTCCCAGGTGCTGCGCGGAAAGGCGGGTGAACGGATCACCGTCTTCGACGGACGCGGCCGCCGGGCCGCGGCCACGGTGCTGGGCGTCTCGAAAGACCGCGTCCCGCTGGAGCTGGGGGAGCCGGTGGTTTCCCCGAACAGCGGAGCCTCCATCATCCTCGCCCAAGCGATCCCGAAGGGAAAGAACATGGACTTCATCGTCCAGAAAGCCGTCGAACTGGGGGTCACCGCCATCCAGCCGCTGGTGACCGGCAACACCGTCGTCCAGCCGGGCGACGGGAAGTCCGAGAAATGGCGACGCGTGGCGCTGGAGGCCTGCAAGCAATGCGGGCAGGACACCCTTCCCGAAATCGCCGAACCGCTGCCGTTCGACCGGTGGATTGCCCCACCATCCGGCGACGGGGATCTGAGGATCATCGCATCACTGGCGACGGGGAGCCAACCGCTGAAGGACATCCTCCGTGGAAATGAAACACCCCGCTCCGTGACCTACCTGGTGGGGCCGGAGGGTGATTTCACCCCGCAGGAAACCCGGACCGCCATGGACCATGGATTTCTCCCCGCCAGCCTCGGCGGAATCGTCCTGCGGGTGGAGACCGCCACCCTGTGCGGGCTGGCGGTGCTGCGGTATGAGTTCCCGTGAACTCCTGAAACTTCAGCGGCGCTTCGCTTCCTCCCAGGCCTCCACCATCTCGTCGGCGGAGGCCGCTTCGAGTGAGATGCCCTTTGCCTTCAGCAGCTTTTCCATTTCGCCGAATCGGGTCTCGAACTTGGCGTTCGCGGTGGCCATGAGCATTTCCGGATCGGTCTTCCTGAAGCGGGCGAGATTCACCACGGCGAACAGCAGATCCCCCATTTCCTCGGATACGGCTTCCAGATCCTGCGCATCCAGCGCGGACTGGAGTTCCAGCAGCTCCTCACGGATCTTCGCGATGACTCCTGTCTCCACCGGCCAGTCGAAACCGATCTTGGCGGCCTTTTTCTGGAGCTTCGCGGCGCGCAGCAGGCCGGGCAGGCCTTTTCCCACGCCGTGGAGGTAGGGCTGCTCCTCGTCGCCTTTCTCCGCGCGTTTGATCTCGTCCCACTGCTTCAGCACTCCGTCGCTGTCCGCGACCTGCGAAGAGGCGAAAACGTGGGGATGGCGGCGCACCAGCTTTTCGCTGATGCCGCGGGCCACATCATCCAGCGTGAACCTGCCGGCCTCCTCCGCGATCTCGCTGTGGAAGATCACCTGGAGCAGCAGATCCCCCAGCTCCTCCTTGAGATGGTCGTGATCCTTCCGCTGGATCGCATCGATGGTTTCGTAGCTTTCCTCGATGATGTGGGGAATGAGGGACTCATGGGTCTGCTCCGCATCCCACGGGCAGCCGCCCGGCGCGCGCAGGCGGTGCATGATGGCTCTCAGCCGCTCCAACTGCCGCCCGCCCCCGGGGCATTCGATCATTTCTTCATCCGTCATGTTCTCAGTGGTCGGAATTCGTGCCACGCTGGAGGCGTTCGTGTTCGGCATGGAGCTTCGCGCGCTCCTCATCGGTCAGGCTGGCGAAGCCGTCGCTGGAAACCTTGTCCAGGATCCGGTCGATCTCCGTATCACCACGCAGGTTGATGTGGCTGCGGGGGCGGAGCTTCGGCTCACCCTCGCGGCGGAATGCCTCCGGCCGCATGCCGCGCTGCGGAGATCCGCCGATCCAGCCGAGAAGCCGGGGAAATTTGATCAGAAGGAAGCCGACGATCGCGCCACCCAGATGCCCCGCATCCCCCCCTTCGTTTCCGAAAATGGGAACGACGATCGAAAACACCGCGATGCCGAGGATCACCAGCGCGAACGTCCTCATCGAAAGCTCGATGGGCGGGAGCAGCAGTGCGATGCGCGCGTTCGGCGCGATCACCGCCGTGCCAATGAGAATGCCGAAGATGCCTGCGGAGGCCCCGACGATGCCGCCTCCCAAATCGATGATCCCCATCAACCCGAGCAGCGAGTAAAGAAGCGCCCCACCGATCCCCGAGATCAGATAAAAGGCGAGATACTTCCACGTTCCCCACCAGCGTTCCATGATGGGACCGAAGAAATAGAGGGCGATGGAATTGAACAGGATGTGCCCCACACTTCCGTGGAGAAACTGGAAGGTGATGAACTCCCATATGAAGCCTCCGAAGATCGCGGTCCGCACCGCGAAGGTTCCGTAATAGCCGATAAGATTCCCCGACATCACATCCGCCAGGAAGACAACCACGTTGATGATCAGCAGCCATTTCGTCACCGGTGTGATGGAAGGAGGCCCCATCCCACGTCCGTCCTGTCGATATTCCCTTTCAGCCGTTGCCATCGCTGCCTCCGGTTAGCACGGCTTGCCGCCCACCGCAAGGACGGTGGAAATTTCCACGTCCGATGAAAAAATTCCGGCCGTGGCGGCGTTATGGATGATGTGCGCCGCGCGCGCCCTCGGGGCGGCCATCGCTCCGTGCCCAAGCAGGCGCGGAGCGATGGCGGCCCGAATCATTTTCACGGCTTCACGCTGGGAGCGCTGGTCTCCAGACCGGCGAATTTGCCGGCATGAAACATCTCTCCACGTAACCTACGACCACGGAGTATTTTCCCAAATACCGCCCGTTTCTTTGCATCAGGTTGCGTTACGGCACGCCTTGCGCTTTAAGTGACAGGGCATGACCGATACGTTCCGCACCTCCCACGCCGCGCTCCAGAAATGGGTCGATAAGATGACCGCGCTCTGCAAACCGGACTCCGTCCAGTGGTGCGATGGCTCCCGCGCCGAGTGGGACCGCCTGACCGAGCTGCTGGTGGCGGGCGGAACCTTCACCCGGCTGAATCCGGAAAAGCGCCCCAACAGTTTCCTCGCCCGCTCCTCCCCTTCCGATGTCGCGCGGGTGGAGGACCGCACGTTCATCTGCACCCGCCGCCCGGAAGAGGCCGGCCCGACCAACAACTGGGCGGACCCAATGGAGATGCGGGAGAAGCTGCAGCGGAAATTCGACGGCTGCATGAAGGGCCGCACGATGTACATCATCCCGTTCTGCATGGGGCCGATCGACTCCCCGCTGGCCAAGGTGGGCGTCCAGGTGACGGACAGCGCCTACGCCGTGGTGAACATGCACATCATGTGCAAGACCGGCTCCGACGTGCTGAAGCGGCTGGAGGACGAGTGGTCCGGAACCGCGCCGAAGAAGCGGGACGGCCACAAATTCTTCATCCCCTGCCTGCACTCGGTCGGTGCGCCGCTGGAACCCGGCCAGGCGGATGTTCCATGGCCGTGCAATGAGGACAAATATATCGTCCACTTCGTGGAAACACGGGAGATCATGTCGTATGGGTCCGGCTACGGCGGGAACGCGTTGCTGGGCAAGAAGTGCCTGGCGCTGCGCATCGCCTCGAACATCGCCCGCGAGCACCGGTGGATGGCGGAGCACATGCTCATCGTCGGCATCCAGGCACCGGACGGCACGAAGACCTACGTCTCCGCCGCTTTCCCCTCCTCCTGCGGCAAGACGAACCTCGCCATGATCGTCCCGCCGGAGAAATACCAGGCGGAGGGCTGGAAAACCTCCCTCATCGGGGATGACATCGCGTGGCTGTGGCCGCACGAAGATGGGAAGCTCCACGCGATCAATCCGGAAACCGGCTTCTTCGGCGTGGCACCGGGCACGTCCTACGACACGAACCCCATCGCGATGGAGTCGATCAAGGAGAACGTGATCTTCACCAACGTGGCGCTCACCGATGACGGGGACATCTGGTGGGAAGGCATGACGAAGGAAAAGCCCGACCACCTCATCGACTGGCAGGGCAATGACTGGACGCCGGACAGCGGTCGTCCCGCCGCCCATGCGAACTCCCGCTTCACCGCACCCGCGGTCCAATGCCCGACCATCGATCCGGAGTGGCAGAATCCGGAGGGAGTGCCCATCGACGGCATCATCTTCGGAGGCCGCCGCGCCACCACCATGCCGCTGGTTTTCCAAGCCTACAACTGGTCCCACGGCGTGTATCTGGGGGCGACCATGGGCTCGGAAATGACCGCCGCCGCCGCCGGCACCATCGGCAAGGTGCGCCGCGACCCGATGGCCATGCTGCCTTTCGCCGGCTACAACATGGGGGAATACTTCGGCCACTGGCTGGAGATGCGCCGCCACCTCACCCACCTGCCGCGCTTCTTCCATGTGAACTGGTTCCGCAAGTCCGCGGACGGGAAGTTCCTCTGGCCGGGCTTCGGCGAGAACATGCGGGTGCTGGAGTGGATCATCAACCGCTGCCAGGGCGCCGCCGCGGGGCATGAGACGCAGATCGGCTGGACTCCGGCGTTCGAAGATTTCAACGTGGAGGGACTGGACAACTTCACCCTGGAGGACTTCGACAAGGTGATGTGCTTCGACCGGGCGGAGTGGAAGGCGGAACTCATAAGCCAGGCGGAGCTGTTCATCGACCTCTACGACCACCTGCCGAAGGAGCTGGTGTTCCAGCGGGAACTGCTGGCGGCGAGGCTTTCCTGAAGCCCCGCCTCACTCGCTCCAGTCGAGGGAGTCCACATCGATCGCCTCGATGTGGGGCGTCCCCTCCATGTTCCACTTCAGGCTGACGGTCGCCCCGACGCCCTGGCCGTATCGCACGCCCAGCTTCTCCAGCTTTTCGCGCAGCGGGGAGGATTTTCCGAAATACGCCTTCGCCAGGTCCGGGGAGCCGGGGGCGACGGAGATCTTCATTGTGTATTTCAGATCATGCGCGGGGATCGCTTCATCCGAGCAGAATTCAAAAATGGTCGCCACAACGCGGAACTTCGCCACCTCCCCGCCGGGGGTGGCGGCGAACGACTCGAAGCGGCCTCCGTAGGTGTCCAGAAACGGGTCGGCGGCCACTTTCGGTTCCTGGCTTCCGCGGGTGCGCACCAGGATCAGGCAGGAATCCGGCCTGCCGCCGCCGCTGCGGAACCCGCACTTGAAGAGGACTTCGTTCGTGCCGATGACCTTGTCGAACCTGACCTCCAGACTCTCGAAATTTCCGGTGCTTTCCAGCGGGCCTGCCAGGACGGATTTTTCGAGTTCATCCCGGGGAGTGGTACATTCCATCAACGGCAGTCGCTCATCCAGGTTCCGGGCGACCAGAAACGCGCCGAGAACCTCCGCTGACCGGCTCACGAATTCATGCACATCCATCCCCGCCGGAGCCACGCGGAGATCCCGCACCGGTGCTTTCTCCGTGGCAACGGACGGGGAACCCTGTTTTTGCCCGGCGGCCTCCGCTTTCACCATGCCCTGCTTTGGCGACCCGGAGTCCGCCTTTCCATCCTGCGCCACCAGGAACCAGGCGATGATGGATCCAAAGCCCACGACGATCACCGTCGTCAGCAATGTCCTCCGGAGGCCGGATTTCCGATCCGAGCGCATGGCCGTGGATTCCACGAACGCCTGCTGCGCGGCGGGCTGGAAGCCTGCCAGCGGTTTCGCCCGGGTGGCGGGTTCCTCCCTCACCTCCAGCCTGACAGGAATCTCCCCCGGCCTCGGTGTGAAGCGGGGCGCCCTGATGACGCCACCGCACCGGGGGCAGGGCCCCTCCACTCCCGCGGCACTGGCAGGCATTACCAAATCCACTCCGCACCGCGGGCAGGTGAATCCCAGATGGTCCATCTCCATAGTCGCTGCCGGTGGTTCGGGGAAGCCGGATACCCATCCAGCCGCCGTCCGCGGAGCATAGTGGATCCCTAGGGCATTCCAAGAGCTTCTTTGGTCCCGCATCATGCATTTTCCGGGGCTGTTCCGGGGTTCGGTTTAGGGTTGCGGCACAGGGGAATCTTTTCTACCTCCCCGCCGTCCGAACCTCATCACAAACACATCATGGCAGTTCTCGTTGGCAAACCAGCCCCCTCCTTCCGCGCGAAAGCCGTCAAAGGCGAAACCATCATCGAAGACTTCTCCCTCGAACAGTTCGTCGGCAAAAAATACGTCGTCTTTTTCTTCTACCCGAAGGACTTCACCTTCGTCTGCCCGACGGAACTGCACCGCTTCCAGGAAGAACTCCATGAGTTCGAGAAGCGCGAAGTGGCCGTCGTCGGCTGCTCCACGGACTCCGAGTTCTCCCACTGGGCCTGGCTCCAGACCCCGAAGAACAAGGGCGGCATCGAAGGCGTGAAATACCCCCTCGTCGCGGACATCAACAAGACCATTTCCGAAGACTACGACGTGCTGGCCGGTGACTACTCCACCGACGAAGACGGCAAGCTGGTCGTCGAGGGTGAGCTGGTCGCCTACCGCGGTCTGTTCCTCATCGACAAGAAGGGCATCGTCCGCCACCAGATCGTCAATGACATGCCGCTGGGCCGCTCGATCCGCGAGTGCCTCCGTATCGTGGATGCCCTCCAGCACTTCGAGCAGCACGGCGAAGTCTGCCCGATGGACTGGCAGAAAGGTGATGATGCGATGACCGCCGACCACCAGGGCGTGAGCGACTACCTGTCGAAATAACCCCTCCATCACTTCCATCGCCGCCATCCCTCGATGGGGAGGCGGCTTTTTCTTTGGCCAGTGGCAAAATTTGGATTCCAATCTGGAACAAAACCCGCTTACATAGGAGATCTGCCTCCTGACAACCCATGAAAACGATCCTCCTTGCCTCCCTCCTCGGCCTGTTCTCCCTCGTCACCGCCCAAGCCGGCGCGGTCAACAGCAAGTGCCCCGTTTCGGGCAAAGATGCGAAGAAGGATGTGGATGTGCCCATTTCGTTCTGCTGCAACAACTGCAAGGGCAAGTTCGACAAGGCTCCCGCCGACTATCTGAAGGTGGTGGCGACCGCGGAGAAGGGGAAATGC
Coding sequences:
- the grpE gene encoding nucleotide exchange factor GrpE, producing MQADADRNNPQDPSDLPVDETLSPEDTATENTSTEGELDPWEQLEAEAAKWKDVSLRTAAEMDNLRKRTAREREEAVRYANQRLLEDLLPVIDNFEMGMQAASQDQSSMIYIGMDMVRRQLNDFLSNQGAQEIPTTGKFDPNLHDAVAQEDCAAGEEGRILRVTRRGFKLRDRLLRPASVVVSKLPSSPEA
- the dnaJ gene encoding molecular chaperone DnaJ, with the translated sequence MADKRDYYEILGVARDASQDEIKKAYRKLAVKLHPDKNPGDATAEERFKELGEAYEALSDADKRAAYDRYGHAAFSGGMGGGRSGGGGGFHDPMDIFSQVFGGAFGGGFEEFFGGGGGSSRRKSSGKQRGSDLRYDLEISLEEAANGVEKELEIERYVPCDTCSSKGTKGSGGVKVCQTCGGRGVVARQAGIFIQQSTCPECRGAGETISDPCSSCKGEGRVQRDSRIKLRIPAGVDTGTRLRSSGNGDAGVRGGEAGDLYVFLHVRDHDLFERDGDDLFCEVPLPFSIAALGGELKVPTLDGQSSIKIPVGTQGGTVFRLRGKGISALSGGGRKGDLNVRVQVEVPTKLNSSQQEKLRLFSESIGEQNSPMQESFFQKAKRFFDR
- a CDS encoding 16S rRNA (uracil(1498)-N(3))-methyltransferase: MARFFLPPDAWGGSPALTGDEARHLSQVLRGKAGERITVFDGRGRRAAATVLGVSKDRVPLELGEPVVSPNSGASIILAQAIPKGKNMDFIVQKAVELGVTAIQPLVTGNTVVQPGDGKSEKWRRVALEACKQCGQDTLPEIAEPLPFDRWIAPPSGDGDLRIIASLATGSQPLKDILRGNETPRSVTYLVGPEGDFTPQETRTAMDHGFLPASLGGIVLRVETATLCGLAVLRYEFP
- the mazG gene encoding nucleoside triphosphate pyrophosphohydrolase; this translates as MTDEEMIECPGGGRQLERLRAIMHRLRAPGGCPWDAEQTHESLIPHIIEESYETIDAIQRKDHDHLKEELGDLLLQVIFHSEIAEEAGRFTLDDVARGISEKLVRRHPHVFASSQVADSDGVLKQWDEIKRAEKGDEEQPYLHGVGKGLPGLLRAAKLQKKAAKIGFDWPVETGVIAKIREELLELQSALDAQDLEAVSEEMGDLLFAVVNLARFRKTDPEMLMATANAKFETRFGEMEKLLKAKGISLEAASADEMVEAWEEAKRR
- a CDS encoding rhomboid family intramembrane serine protease, translating into MATAEREYRQDGRGMGPPSITPVTKWLLIINVVVFLADVMSGNLIGYYGTFAVRTAIFGGFIWEFITFQFLHGSVGHILFNSIALYFFGPIMERWWGTWKYLAFYLISGIGGALLYSLLGLMGIIDLGGGIVGASAGIFGILIGTAVIAPNARIALLLPPIELSMRTFALVILGIAVFSIVVPIFGNEGGDAGHLGGAIVGFLLIKFPRLLGWIGGSPQRGMRPEAFRREGEPKLRPRSHINLRGDTEIDRILDKVSSDGFASLTDEERAKLHAEHERLQRGTNSDH
- a CDS encoding phosphoenolpyruvate carboxykinase (GTP) codes for the protein MTDTFRTSHAALQKWVDKMTALCKPDSVQWCDGSRAEWDRLTELLVAGGTFTRLNPEKRPNSFLARSSPSDVARVEDRTFICTRRPEEAGPTNNWADPMEMREKLQRKFDGCMKGRTMYIIPFCMGPIDSPLAKVGVQVTDSAYAVVNMHIMCKTGSDVLKRLEDEWSGTAPKKRDGHKFFIPCLHSVGAPLEPGQADVPWPCNEDKYIVHFVETREIMSYGSGYGGNALLGKKCLALRIASNIAREHRWMAEHMLIVGIQAPDGTKTYVSAAFPSSCGKTNLAMIVPPEKYQAEGWKTSLIGDDIAWLWPHEDGKLHAINPETGFFGVAPGTSYDTNPIAMESIKENVIFTNVALTDDGDIWWEGMTKEKPDHLIDWQGNDWTPDSGRPAAHANSRFTAPAVQCPTIDPEWQNPEGVPIDGIIFGGRRATTMPLVFQAYNWSHGVYLGATMGSEMTAAAAGTIGKVRRDPMAMLPFAGYNMGEYFGHWLEMRRHLTHLPRFFHVNWFRKSADGKFLWPGFGENMRVLEWIINRCQGAAAGHETQIGWTPAFEDFNVEGLDNFTLEDFDKVMCFDRAEWKAELISQAELFIDLYDHLPKELVFQRELLAARLS
- a CDS encoding peroxiredoxin, with protein sequence MAVLVGKPAPSFRAKAVKGETIIEDFSLEQFVGKKYVVFFFYPKDFTFVCPTELHRFQEELHEFEKREVAVVGCSTDSEFSHWAWLQTPKNKGGIEGVKYPLVADINKTISEDYDVLAGDYSTDEDGKLVVEGELVAYRGLFLIDKKGIVRHQIVNDMPLGRSIRECLRIVDALQHFEQHGEVCPMDWQKGDDAMTADHQGVSDYLSK